In Phyllopteryx taeniolatus isolate TA_2022b chromosome 8, UOR_Ptae_1.2, whole genome shotgun sequence, one genomic interval encodes:
- the LOC133482604 gene encoding uncharacterized protein C14orf132: MMELSLMAAQKYPPVKDLSDISNPNQHFPAVSGAFMDSPYNGNTSLQTSTSNLNTGYSRPSETEDDGKVSSDTIWLWIAVLATIGNIVVVAVVCACAF, translated from the exons AAATATCCTCCAGTTAAAGACCTGAGTGACATCTCCAACCCAAACCAA CATTTCCCAGCTGTGAGCGGTGCATTCATGGATTCTCCCTACAATGGCAACACGTCCTTGCAGACGTCCACTTCCAACCTCAACACCGGCTACTCCCGACCCTCAGAGACGGAAGATGACGGCAAAGTATCCAGTGACACAATTTGGCTGTGGATCGCTGTCCTGGCAACTATCGGCAACATAGTGGTGGTGGCTGTCGTTTGTGCCTGTGCCTTCTGA